The proteins below are encoded in one region of Danio rerio strain Tuebingen ecotype United States chromosome 14, GRCz12tu, whole genome shotgun sequence:
- the ube2d2 gene encoding ubiquitin-conjugating enzyme E2 D2 produces the protein MALKRIHKELHDLGRDPPAQCSAGPVGDDMFHWQATIMGPNDSPYQGGVFFLTIHFPTDYPFKPPKVAFTTRIYHPNINSNGSICLDILRSQWSPALTISKVLLSICSLLCDPNPDDPLVPEIARIYKTDREKYNRIAREWTQKYAM, from the exons ATGGCTCTGAAAAGAATCCACAAG GAGCTGCATGATTTGGGCCGTGACCCACCTGCTCAGTGTTCAGCGGGCCCGGTAGGGGATGACA TGTTTCACTGGCAGGCCACAATAATGGGACCA aACGACAGTCCTTACCAGGGTGGAGTGTTCTTCTTGACCATACACTTTCCCACAGATTACCCCTTCAAACCGCCAAAG GTTGCATTTACCACAAGAATTTATCACCCAAATATCAACAGCAATGGCAGCATCTGTTTGGATATTCTGAGGTCACAGTGGTCACCGGCACTCACCATCTCCAAAG TTCTCCTGTCCATCTGCTCCCTGCTGTGTGACCCTAATCCGGACGACCCCTTAGTACCTGAGATCGCCCGCATTTACAAGACTGACAGGGAAAA GTACAACAGAATAGCTCGGGAATGGACACAAAAGTATGCAATGTAG